The region TGGTTCGATTATTCAGTGGCTCTAGGCTCGTAAAATATTCTTTAAACTACGGTGAATCCGCGTGTGTGCCATCTTATCTTTCCTTCGAAACGTTGTCGATGAACACATTAATAAATACCTAAAAAGTCAGAATAAACAATTAATCATCTTGAAATGAGTCTTACCCAAGGCAACGAGCAGCACAAAGCTGTTGAGGACGACGAAAATGATATTCACGAATAATGAGTCATTTTCCTTCTGTTCATGAGTCGCTTCAAATGTGGTGTACACACCCCCAAGACAAACGTCAAAAAAGATAACCCACAAAACGAACGTATGGAGTCGATCTTCAAACTTTTCTTTCATGGGACGGAAGAAGGTATAGGCTATGCCAAATGCACTCACAGTCAACATGGTAACGGCTATCTGTGAAGAACTTTCTGATTCAAGCAGATTTATCAGAGAGATTAAAATCAGTTTACGATACATCTCTGGGACCTCCCAAAACCAAAACTCTTTCTTGTAGTTTTCAAAGAACACTCTCAGCCCAAAAGCAACTTCCTTATCATCCTGTGAGTTGCGGAATTTGTAAAGAAGAACCAGTATCAACAGAGGAAAAGCGACAGGATACAAAGCAAAAGTAGCGCCAATGGGCCAGTATACCTTGTGTCGAGTGGTGAAACACCGGATGGAGTAATCAGCCTTAAGTAGAGAAATACAGTTACTCCGCTCATCTGTAAAACATTGCTGGACACATGCTCCGGGAAGAGGTAGGATCTGAATGATGATTTTGCTTGTCACGGGATAAGAAGCCataagaaacaagaaaatgttccGATAACAGGACCTCTTTAAACACGACTCTGCTGATAGCTTTTCTCTCCCGGTTAAGTTCCGTCTCTTTTTGATATGACGACGTTTAAGTAAGAGATAAATGAAAATCAGGGAAATGACTAATGAGTTCACAGCAAGAGTCACAAGAAATATAGAGAAAGGGTCCATTCGAAGGCGTGAGTGAATGCAGCTTAGTGGAGCAAACTGAAATATATTTCCCTCCATCAATTTTAAATACTTTTCCATAGATATCAATGTTACTGGCCATCGAACTCTCGTCAAAGCTGAAAATATACCAGCGATGACTTGATAAAATCCAATCACGATTTTGAAACACGACATGATAACGTCTGCGACAGTGCGATTATTCTCCGCCTTCTTTGAGTCGCCCCATAGAACCATCAGAAAGACAaggacaaagagagcaaccaccAAAAGAGATGAAATGATGGAATTAGCCAGGCTTGGACACTTTAAGCAACTGTTGAACCGAAAGTAAAAGCCATTCTTGCAAGAAGCGCACAAGGTTCCTTGATATCTCTCATGGCATTCTGAATCGATCCCACCTTTACATGAACCTGCTAGTGGACATCTCAATGGTTGTGGTAGTAAAAAGGGAAACCTGGAGAACTGAACATTATAATCAGGCTTGAAATAATGGATGTTGGCTGAAAATTTTCTGTACAGATCTTTATGGCTTTTGTTAATCCACTTCCAGTAATAATTGGGCGCTAAAACCGCGGTATCGTTGACACAAAACAGCCCATGGGCTGGGCAAGGTGTGCAAGGTCCAAAACGATCCATCCGGTAAAAACCGTGAAGACATTTGCAAGCACGATAGCCAGCGGTTTCATTGGATAGGGTACCTGTTCAAAAATAGCATTAGTATTAGTTGTGagaatcaaattcaaattataCTATTAAGAAAACTTTATATTCTACTGGTAACGCTGAAGATGGTTTGTAAAAAGGGCTAGGTTTGGAGTGGACGATATATTAACAATCTTCGTCGATTGTGATTCGTTGTACTTTCAAGCGAAGCTTccatggaaagaaaaatttggttttatcaaacgagttgataaaggttgaattaccaccgtgaaagatctgaaaagctgacgttacAAGCGTTACTCCTTAATTCGTCAGAGACAGTAGAGGAATTGTAAGGTGTTAAGGGTTTATACGAGAGGGAAGAGAAGCCTTGCCATATGATCAAATGAATGTGTTAATAAATTAGTGAAATGTGAAGCAGTCATTGacttatagcctttgcgtattggacatttttgccaattttcaaaatggtctcatttttcgaccattacctgttttttcgagccgttctaagcacagaacaactgtaatgtctagtagaaacgtttttagcttgtttttttcaatttttaatttttgacacaaagtgatcactttgcaaaggctatcGCCTTTGCTTGATGGCCGTTTTAGCCAATGTTtagaatggtctcatttttcgaaaattagCTGTTTTTCGAGTCGTTTTCGCATATATCAACCGGaatgtcttgtagaaacgtttttagcatgttgttttgcatttttaatttttcaaccaaagtgtCGATTTTGCACAGGCTAGagcctttgcttagtggcggttttttctaattttcaaaatgctctcatttttccaatattagctgttttttagagccgttttttgcatagaacaacttcaatgtgttgtagaaacgtttttagcatgtttttgtgcatttttaaattttgacccaaagtaaggattttgcaaaggcctttgcttggtggccatttttgacaatttttcaaaGCGTCTTACCTTTCTAATATAAGCTGTTTTTCCGAGCCGTTTTaggcatagaacaactgcaatgtcctgtagaaacgtttttagcatgtttttctgcatttttaatttttgaaacaaagtgatcactttgcaaaggctatagcctttgcttggtggccttTCTTGCCAGTTTTCAGAATGGTCTTATGTCTCGAATAATAGCCGTTTTTTGAGCcgatttttgcatagaacaactgcaatgtcgtGCAGAAgcatttttagcatgttttttgggctttttaatttttgaccctaTGTGAGGaatttgcaaagcctatagcctttgcttggtggccggttttgccaattttcaaaatggtctcatttttcgaatattaacCGCCTTTTCGAGCCCTCTTCTGCATAGAACGACTGTATTGTGTTGTAGAAATGTTTTTAGCATGCTTTTTtgcattgttattttttgactTAAAGAGACCactttgcaaagactatagcctttgcttcgTGGCcgtttttgccaattttcagaatggtctcatttttggaatactAGCTgctttttcgagccgtttcttttgcatagaacaactggaatgtcttgtagaaacgctttagcatgtttttttgcctttttaatttgtgacccaaagtgacctttttgcaaaggctatagcctttgcttggtggccgtttttgccaattttcaaaattttcgaatattaactgttttttcgagcttttttttgcatagaacagaaatgtcttgtagaaacgctttttacattttttttttccgtttctaatttttgacccaaagtgatcactttgcaaaggctatggcaATTGCTTGGTGGCCGTTTTTCCAATTTTTAGAATGGTCTGATTTTTCGAAAATTAgctgcaatgtcttgtagaaacgcttccatttctaatttttgacccaaagtgacgatttttcaaaggctatagcctttgcttggtggccatttttgccaattttcaaaatggtctcatttttcaaatattagttgttttttcgagccgtttttttgcatagaacaactgcaatgtcttaTAGAAACGTTGCTAGCACAAGCAAAGGCTGTAGGCTATGGTTTCGTAAAAAGGGCTTGGTTTGCGGTGAACGATATATTAATGCTGTTCATGGATTGTGATTCGCTGTACTTTGAAACGAGGACTCCCTAGagagaaaaatttggttttatcaaacgagtcaataaaggttgaattaccaacGTGAAAGAtctagaaagctgacgtttcgagcgttagcgtTTAATTCATCAGAGCCAGTAGAGGAATTCTAGGGGTTAAAGGTTTATATGAGTGAGTAGAGGGTCCTTGCCACTGGGgaaaatatggtcacatgaatttgtgaataaattagtggaatgagaagcgttcCTTGAtcccgtgtggagagagtttACTCACTTGaaagatttttgcggctttctgtgttcctatggtgtaaggatagctcgcaaatagtcatgttgtgggaagattgaaatggcgcgcaaCTGGTTGGGACGCATCTGTGTCGTTTTTTTCTACATCTCGTAGCTGTTCGTGAAAGCGGTCCGCcaatcttctccctgtttcgccgatgtagattttcttacatagcgtgcaggttatacaatagatgacatttacgGAGATGCATGCAAAGTGGCCAGTGACTTAAGCGCACCGATTGGGTGCTGAGATCTTAattgtgttagaaataaagggaaaaagatTGCGCCGTGTGCTtttacatgtgaaggttcATGTTTGGTTGTCGGATTtaaatgcgctcctaactggAAAGTTACCTAAGCTTTTGTCgagtttgaatgaaatgagtggtggtagagaaaatatgtgatTATAGTTCCGGGATcgttgcggagaattttgacgtatttgagaatgacatttttgattgcaaggttttgtgggtggtGGGGTGAATGGAAATCTGTTCGCTTTTTCGTTCTTTGACCTTTGTAGTGCGGtttctcggtcgatttcttggtcgcgatgtttgcctgtggttacagcggagtcagtGGAGcagcgttttttgaaaaactggcacatttccttgcatttgttgttaaagtccgAGTCGTCACCACAGATGCGCCTCAGTCTAAGAAATTGAGAGGatgaaatgacatttttacgtgttgtggatgagaggacgaatgtagcaaacaGTTATGAGAATCGGT is a window of Acropora palmata chromosome 4, jaAcrPala1.3, whole genome shotgun sequence DNA encoding:
- the LOC141878992 gene encoding uncharacterized protein LOC141878992 isoform X4 is translated as MIGPDFTADVFVDLGNIVDLSMGNCDLENIESGTFSRMHNLSRLSLSGNKLSHIQRGMFHGIGSNLYELYLSSNQIVSVDDGTFVQLGPLGKLDLADNSLSSAPDLTGLNSSAYILLDHNQITDLRPLGKSGNMEFMGLKLGNNRIEYIPPDLFQKITIKGWLDLSLNKLRSIPQNLFFRSSHLSFLGLSSNYISKIDNESFAGLKTLQTLMMAKNNLTFLANDTFQGITLQALLLHSNAIMKIDVRAFAGLHELKSLTLFDNLLTSLPDGIFNDITSKTRVSITCNQLKRLPLGTYNSVIECAPSTTFHLTIRDATENFVPHAFADTGFGCRNVKDVYSCTLCPAGSFNQKLSCFNCSAGGFYQDKMGQAECKKCSPGTYVSVDRQPGSAASDCRACPYGTLSNETAGYRACKCLHGFYRMDRFGPCTPCPAHGLFCVNDTAVLAPNYYWKWINKSHKDLYRKFSANIHYFKPDYNVQFSRFPFLLPQPLRCPLAGSCKGGIDSECHERYQGTLCASCKNGFYFRFNSCLKCPSLANSIISSLLVVALFVLVFLMVLWGDSKKAENNRTVADVIMSCFKIVIGFYQVIAGIFSALTRVRWPVTLISMEKYLKLMEGNIFQFAPLSCIHSRLRMDPFSIFLVTLAVNSLVISLIFIYLLLKRRHIKKRRNLTGREKLSAESCLKRSCYRNIFLFLMASYPVTSKIIIQILPLPGACVQQCFTDERSNCISLLKADYSIRCFTTRHKVYWPIGATFALYPVAFPLLILVLLYKFRNSQDDKEVAFGLRVFFENYKKEFWFWEVPEMYRKLILISLINLLESESSSQIAVTMLTVSAFGIAYTFFRPMKEKFEDRLHTFVLWVIFFDVCLGGVYTTFEATHEQKENDSLFVNIIFVVLNSFVLLVALGKGIAHCKFVWVTVSACLMQGLHVIWQGIRSLKMKILRWFKDLWLSSSDKPDEKALWISNTTYGSLH